A genome region from Anopheles stephensi strain Indian chromosome 2, UCI_ANSTEP_V1.0, whole genome shotgun sequence includes the following:
- the LOC118508031 gene encoding mitochondrial uncoupling protein Bmcp: protein MSDIRDWRPFVYGGMASIMAEFGTFPIDTTKTRLQIQGQKTDRSHSEMRYRGMTDAFVKISRQEGVKALYSGIWPAVLRQATYGTIKFGTYYTLKKVATDRGLLHDKAGNENLWCNAACATMAGAISSAIANPTDVLKVRMQVHGRGTSDVGLLRCFREIYVHEGVRGLWRGVGPTAQRAAVIAAVELPVYDFCKLHLMETFGDQVANHFISSFIASLGSAIASTPIDVIRTRLMNQRRVHQLQHSMSPAATTAATTTATTTAAAASAAPRLYYTGSLDCAVQTVRNEGFRALYKGFIPTWVRMGPWNIIFFITYEQLKQFY from the exons ATGAGTGATATACGCGACTGGAGACCGTTCGTGTACGGCGGCATGGCATCGATAATGGCCGAATTTG GAACGTTTCCCATCGACACAACTAAAACTCGTTTACAAATTCAAGGCCAAAAGACTGATCGATCACACAGCGAGATGCGGTACCGCGGTATGACGGATGCGTTCGTGAAAATTTCCCGCCAAGAAGGTGTGAAAGCGCTTTACTCCGG CATATGGCCCGCAGTACTACGGCAGGCAACATACGGCACCATCAAGTTCGGTACGTACTACACACTCAAGAAGGTAGCGACCGATCGGGGCCTGCTGCACGATAAAGCAGGCAACGAAAATCTCTGGTGCAATGCCGCCTGCGCCACGATGGCCGGTGCCATTTCGAGTGCGATAGCGAATCCGACGGACGTACTGAAGGTGCGGATGCAGGTGCACGGTCGAGGTACCAGCGATGTGGGCCTATTGCGATGCTTCCGCGAAATTTACGTGCACGAAGGGGTGCGGGGCCTGTGGCGGGGCGTAGGTCCAACGGCACAGCGGGCCGCGGTGATCGCGGCCGTCGAGCTACCAGTGTACGACTTCTGCAAGCTACATCTGATGGAAACGTTCGGTGATCAGGTTGCAAATCATTTCAT ATCTAGTTTTATAGCGAGCTTAGGAAGTGCGATTGCTTCAACTCCAATCGATGTGATAAGG ACTCGTCTCATGAATCAACGGCGGGTGCACCAGCTTCAGCATAGCATGTCTCCGGCGGCAACCACTGCCGCCACCactaccgccaccaccactgcaGCCGCAGCAAGCGCCGCACCACGGCTCTACTACACCGGCAGTCTGGACTGTGCGGTACAGACGGTGCGAAACGAAGGCTTCCGGGCGCTGTACAAAGGTTTCATCCCGACCTGGGTGCGTATGGGCCCGTGGAACATTATCTTCTTCATCACCTACGAACAGCTGAAACAGTTCTACTGA